The genome window TGCTGTTTTACCCGTTTCTCCTGCATAAAATTCTGACGGTTTTCATAGAAGTCAAAATCATCAAGAACAGATGTCTTGCTTACATGTTCCTTGAAAATCTTGAGCATTTGGAGGCCCTGCTCTAGCCTCACCTGCATAGCCGAAATTTGAGATATGAATTTCATATTTATTTGATGTACTGATTACAAGGCAATTAAACATTAATGTTTACCTCTTGAGTATCTCGACTGTTAGTTATGGGTTTGTTGTCATTGTTCTCTAGCGTGATGTGCTTCAGAAGGCTATTTGGAACATCCTTGATAACGTGCCACTTGACAGGGAAGCAGCCAATCCACTTGTCTTGCTGCCAATAATCCACAGTTTTGTTAAAATCAACTGGACCAACCATTTCTGCAACACCAACAAATTGTCCGCTGGCGTTTACCTAAAGTTTTAAAACAAGGCTAGGTAAGCTCATTTTCTTGTAAAAAGCAAAGCACAACAGATTCCCAATGCATGCTACCATACTCACAGAGTAAAACAAGAAGACAGGACAACCACCATCTTTCTCTTGAGCTTCCTGATATCCACCATCCAGCTTCTTGTTTCCGTTAGGGGTGCTGGTCCATACATTGTATTTGATACTTTTGTGAATATCATCCTCACTGTATGATTTGATGACAAAGAACCTTGCATCCGAGTGTTTATCAGGGAAGTCATCTCCGTTGTATTGTTCCCTGTCCAAAGTCACACTAGAATTCTCATTCCCGATGGAAGAAAGGTTCTGACCCTTCAAATCAAAGACTGGTGCAGTGCCAGTTGCCTTCTGATTCTTAGAGCGCCCAGCTCTTGGTCCTCTATTTAGCTCACTGAACCCGTCCTGGATCTCAttgccataaccaaagaatccatTTCCTCGGCCCCTAGGATTGTACTTACTATCTAAAGGCGGACCCCAGCGTCCATTCATTCTATGATCATAGCCATTAAATCCATATCCAAATACATTCCCCAGACCATTCCCTCCATAGAATCGATTGATTGGATACATCCTGCTAACAGGAGCATTTTTACCCTGAGAATCATACAAGTAAACAGTTAATATGCCATGTGAGGAAACATATACAATAATAACTGTAAGAAATCTTTGCCGATAGCCAGAAAAGATACACATGCTGACAACAAAAACCAAAGGAATACTAGGCATACAAAAGCCAAAATACCACTACCATACATGTCCAACAACCAGTTGCTACTAAAACAGACAACTTTTGAAAATACATATAATTAACTGCCAATTACAATATTACATACCACAATGTGGGGAACGGAATGTTGATTCTGATTTCTTTCAGACAAATTATTAGCTTTATGTGTTACAGTGGAAGAGCGAGAGCTGGATGTGGCTGGTTTATGTTGTCCACCAAAACCAAATCGAGAGTCTTGATAACCAGCAGAATGAAAACCACCTGGGAAACCTCCCTTCCCATGTGAATCACCTGAGGTTAGTGATGAAGGCTGGTGGCTTGACCTCATAGTTCCTGGTCCATTATTCCTATTTGCATTGACATTGGAAACTTTGCTGGAGTCTACTCTGGCTGTATCCATTGAAATTGAAGGTTGATTAGCAGCAACAGAGGTTGAAACTTCTCCTTGGGAAGTTGGTGGAGTTGGAGTTTGAGTTGTACTAGTTGGTGTAGGTTGCTCAAAAAAGGGAACTGGGTACTGATACTGTTGTGGGCCGTAGTGCTGTCCATCATGCCCCATG of Musa acuminata AAA Group cultivar baxijiao chromosome BXJ1-7, Cavendish_Baxijiao_AAA, whole genome shotgun sequence contains these proteins:
- the LOC135679640 gene encoding YTH domain-containing protein ECT4-like encodes the protein MAAVALAADQASDLLQKLSLDSPPKTDNAVEVAKEPRALQNGSSDCETPNMPIQSERSLTPLLPDFVDPSMCYVPAGYASPAYFYGGYDRAVNKWGDYSRYTNNDGVEILPGVYGDLYQGYGYAPYSAYPSNGSSVPTMGHDGQHYGPQQYQYPVPFFEQPTPTSTTQTPTPPTSQGEVSTSVAANQPSISMDTARVDSSKVSNVNANRNNGPGTMRSSHQPSSLTSGDSHGKGGFPGGFHSAGYQDSRFGFGGQHKPATSSSRSSTVTHKANNLSERNQNQHSVPHIVGKNAPVSRMYPINRFYGGNGLGNVFGYGFNGYDHRMNGRWGPPLDSKYNPRGRGNGFFGYGNEIQDGFSELNRGPRAGRSKNQKATGTAPVFDLKGQNLSSIGNENSSVTLDREQYNGDDFPDKHSDARFFVIKSYSEDDIHKSIKYNVWTSTPNGNKKLDGGYQEAQEKDGGCPVFLFYSVNASGQFVGVAEMVGPVDFNKTVDYWQQDKWIGCFPVKWHVIKDVPNSLLKHITLENNDNKPITNSRDTQEVRLEQGLQMLKIFKEHVSKTSVLDDFDFYENRQNFMQEKRVKQQLQKQVWTGKASHAPREDEQDGTNGKPGSQPVSVLNKESAQGSLGEINTPVELSVAAAAGAPLMVLKPAVEKHVVANGVANGVA